The following coding sequences are from one Longimicrobiales bacterium window:
- a CDS encoding PQQ-dependent dehydrogenase, methanol/ethanol family has translation MKAPAWTGVAVTLLICAAPLTAQVSYEQILNAADTPENWLTYNGGYSSQRYSSLTQVMPANVAELESKWMLQDHVFGAWQSNPIVADGIMYITQRPNDIMAVDAVTGSVFWQYRHTNDDEARVCCGANNRGVAILDDRVFMGALDATLLAVDRTNGKLLWETSLADPALGYSITMAPLVVKDKVLVGVGGGEFGIRGFVAAFDAATGEEVYRFYTIPGPGEPGHDSWEGDDWEHGGAPVWITGSFDPDLNLTYWGVGNPGPDWNPGQRPGDNLYSDAVVALDADTGELKWHFQFTPNDGYDYDAVQVPLLVDTDWNGEARKLMLWANRNGYFYVLDRITGEFLSGTPFVKVNWSSGLDDNGRPIPTPQPEGMPTWPGNQGGTNWYPPAYSPRTGLFYFAAWEDYSTIYAPEESEYIPGRMYLGGGFSVNTPAPGAPAIGIGRDTPINTWTDAVGHGTVMAMDPHTGEPVWKYDQFDVSDSGMLTTESNLLFTGGREGHFHALDARTGELLWKTSLGGQIVMAPITFMVDGKQYVSVISGHALVTFGLRD, from the coding sequence ATGAAAGCGCCGGCGTGGACGGGGGTCGCTGTGACCCTCCTGATTTGTGCCGCACCCCTAACTGCGCAGGTGTCGTACGAACAGATCCTGAACGCGGCCGACACGCCTGAGAACTGGCTCACGTACAACGGTGGCTATTCAAGCCAGCGTTATAGCAGCCTCACGCAGGTCATGCCGGCCAACGTGGCAGAACTCGAATCGAAATGGATGCTCCAGGATCATGTCTTCGGTGCGTGGCAATCGAATCCGATCGTCGCAGACGGAATTATGTACATCACGCAGAGGCCCAATGACATCATGGCTGTCGATGCCGTGACCGGGAGTGTGTTCTGGCAGTATCGCCACACGAACGACGACGAGGCACGCGTATGCTGTGGCGCGAACAACCGTGGCGTGGCAATCCTCGACGATCGGGTATTCATGGGCGCGCTCGACGCGACTTTGCTGGCGGTTGATCGGACGAATGGGAAGTTGCTTTGGGAGACGTCCCTCGCAGATCCGGCGCTGGGCTACTCGATCACCATGGCCCCGCTCGTCGTGAAGGACAAAGTCCTCGTCGGCGTGGGTGGCGGTGAGTTCGGCATCCGCGGATTCGTTGCGGCCTTCGACGCAGCGACGGGAGAAGAAGTGTATCGGTTCTACACGATTCCCGGACCGGGCGAACCGGGGCACGATTCGTGGGAGGGAGACGACTGGGAGCACGGGGGCGCACCGGTCTGGATCACGGGCTCCTTCGATCCCGATCTGAATCTGACGTACTGGGGGGTGGGGAACCCGGGGCCCGACTGGAATCCGGGCCAGCGGCCTGGCGACAACCTCTACTCCGATGCGGTCGTCGCGCTCGACGCAGATACAGGCGAGCTCAAGTGGCACTTCCAGTTCACGCCGAATGACGGGTACGACTATGACGCGGTGCAGGTGCCGCTTCTCGTCGATACCGATTGGAACGGCGAGGCGAGGAAGCTCATGCTGTGGGCCAACCGCAACGGCTACTTCTACGTGCTCGATCGGATCACCGGAGAGTTCCTGTCCGGGACACCGTTCGTGAAGGTCAACTGGTCGAGCGGTCTCGATGATAACGGACGACCGATTCCGACTCCCCAGCCTGAGGGCATGCCGACGTGGCCAGGCAACCAGGGTGGGACGAACTGGTATCCACCGGCGTACAGCCCCCGCACGGGCCTGTTCTACTTCGCGGCGTGGGAGGATTACTCAACCATCTACGCACCAGAAGAATCGGAGTACATACCGGGGCGCATGTACCTCGGCGGTGGCTTCAGCGTGAATACGCCGGCTCCCGGTGCTCCAGCGATCGGTATCGGTCGCGATACCCCCATCAACACCTGGACCGACGCTGTTGGGCATGGGACCGTGATGGCGATGGATCCGCACACGGGAGAGCCCGTGTGGAAGTATGACCAGTTCGATGTGAGTGACAGCGGGATGCTGACGACCGAATCGAATCTGCTCTTCACCGGTGGTCGAGAGGGACACTTCCATGCGCTTGATGCACGCACTGGGGAGCTGCTCTGGAAGACGAGTCTCGGGGGGCAGATCGTCATGGCACCGATCACGTTCATGGTCGATGGAAAACAGTATGTCTCGGTGATCTCCGGGCACGCTCTGGTGACCTTCGGGCTACGGGACTGA
- a CDS encoding c-type cytochrome, producing the protein MRYILPVSACCLAMWITGVAVPSHSGGALSAQGFDDHRYTTTDIENGSRLYTAECALCHGSNGDEVDGVNLRTGQFRRGSSDDAIRAVVASGVGGGRMPAFDLSEEELNGLVAFIRAGFDPGGVAVRIGDAEAGRALFAGGGDCASCHRVNGAGPLTAPDLSDIGAIRTPAALQRVLLDPDGSLIPINRPIRAVTRSGETVEGRRLNEDTYSVQLIDSHGRLRSLIKADLVEYEVSQQATMRPTTLSSEQVAEVIGYLMTLQGVR; encoded by the coding sequence ATGAGATATATCTTGCCTGTGAGTGCCTGTTGTCTAGCGATGTGGATCACCGGCGTGGCGGTGCCCTCACACTCTGGCGGTGCGCTCTCTGCCCAGGGGTTCGACGACCATCGGTACACGACCACGGACATTGAGAATGGTTCGCGTTTGTACACTGCGGAGTGCGCTCTCTGTCATGGCTCGAACGGAGATGAGGTCGACGGCGTGAACCTCAGAACCGGTCAGTTCCGCCGGGGGTCTTCGGATGATGCCATCCGCGCTGTCGTGGCTTCGGGGGTGGGAGGCGGCCGGATGCCTGCTTTCGACCTGAGTGAGGAAGAGCTCAACGGACTGGTCGCGTTCATTCGTGCTGGGTTCGATCCCGGTGGCGTGGCAGTGAGAATCGGTGACGCGGAAGCAGGACGGGCGCTATTCGCCGGTGGAGGAGACTGTGCCTCTTGCCATCGAGTAAACGGGGCGGGGCCTCTGACCGCACCGGACCTCAGCGACATCGGTGCGATTCGCACTCCGGCCGCGCTTCAACGGGTGCTTCTGGATCCGGACGGCTCTCTGATTCCTATCAACCGACCGATTCGGGCAGTGACGCGAAGCGGCGAAACGGTCGAAGGTCGTCGATTGAACGAGGACACCTACTCCGTGCAATTGATCGACTCCCACGGCCGTCTTCGGTCCCTCATCAAAGCTGATCTCGTCGAATACGAAGTGAGCCAACAGGCCACAATGCGACCGACAACACTGTCTTCTGAGCAGGTTGCCGAGGTGATCGGTTACTTGATGACACTCCAGGGGGTCCGATGA
- a CDS encoding PPC domain-containing protein, which yields MSLHAEQGLRAGGREFGQLTSAEPVVEGQPGQAWAFHANVGQAVTIDLISDSFDSYLRVLGPGLGTLENDDGGDGIHSRLEVTFPENGACLIHASSLGGDTGIFPLRIR from the coding sequence ATGTCACTGCACGCAGAGCAAGGTCTTCGTGCAGGGGGGCGGGAGTTCGGCCAGTTGACGTCGGCTGAGCCGGTGGTCGAGGGGCAGCCAGGTCAGGCCTGGGCCTTCCATGCCAATGTGGGTCAAGCCGTCACCATCGACCTGATCTCCGACAGCTTCGACAGCTACCTGCGCGTCCTCGGCCCGGGGCTCGGGACGCTTGAGAACGATGACGGCGGTGACGGTATCCATTCCCGCCTCGAAGTCACGTTCCCGGAAAATGGTGCGTGCCTAATCCACGCCTCATCACTTGGCGGGGACACCGGAATATTCCCGTTGCGAATACGCTGA